One segment of Labrus mixtus chromosome 10, fLabMix1.1, whole genome shotgun sequence DNA contains the following:
- the fam199x gene encoding protein FAM199X, whose protein sequence is MSDSLYEKFLAPEEPFPLLSQRANLSDVGNLDVSDFSCQLSSCHRTDPLHRFHSNRWNLTSCGTSVASSECSEELFSSVSVGDQEDCYSLLDDQELTSLDLFPEGSVCSDVSSSISTYWDWSDSEFEWQLPGSDIASGSDVFSDIIPSVPSSPCLFSKRKPKTHLHRNLDELPWSAMTNDEQVEYIEYLSRRVSTEMGLREQLDIIKIIDPNAQISPTDSEFIIELNCLTDEKLKQVRNYIREHSPRQRAASTREGWKRSSHSSASTGGISGASSSNASMVSSASSSTSSTASNSVAGGTASACSGSSAANISRAHSDGNLPSAAERIRDSKKRSKQRKLQQKALRKRQLKEQRQARKERLSGLFLNEEVLSLHVTEENDHADDLDVLM, encoded by the exons ATGTCTGATTCTCTGTATGAGAAGTTTTTAGCCCCAGAGGAgcctttccctctcctctcccaaaGAGCTAACCTCAGTGATGTGGGGAATCTTGATGTCAGTGATTTTAGCTGTCAGCTCTCATCATGTCACAGAACAGATCCTCTTCACCGTTTCCACAGTAACAG GTGGAACCTTACTTCCTGTGGGACCAGTGTTGCCAGCTCAGAGTGCAGCGAGgagctcttctcctctgtgtctgtgggAGATCAGGAGGATTGTTACTCCCTTCTGGATGACCAAGAACTAACGTCTCTGGACCTGTTTCCAGAGGGCAGTGTTTGCAGTGATGTCTCCTCTTCCATCAGCACTTACTGGGACTGGTCAGATAGCGAGTTTGAGTGGCAG TTGCCAGGAAGTGACATTGCCAGTGGCAGCGATGTCTTTTCAGACATTATCCCAAGTGTTCCAAGTTCACCCTGCCTGTTTTCCAAGAGAAAGCCAAAGACCCACCTGCATCGCAACTTGGATGAGTTGCCATGGAGTGCCATGACCAACGATGAGCAG GTGGAGTACATTGAGTACCTAAGTCGGAGGGTCAGCACAGAGATGGGCCTGAGAGAGCAGCTTGACATAATCAAGATCATCGACCCCAATGCTCAGATCTCTCCAACCGACAGCGAGTTCATCATAGAGCTCAACTGCCTGACCGATGAGAAACTCAAGCAG gtgcgTAACTACATCAGAGAGCACAGCCCAAGGCAGCGGGCTGCCAGCACCAGAGAAGGTTGGAAAAGGAGCAGTCACAGCAGTGCCAGCACTGGAGGTATAAGTGGAGCCAGCAGCAGTAACGCCAGCATGGTCAGCTCTGCTAGCTCCTCCACTAGCTCTACTGCTTCTAACTCTGTAGCAG GAGGTACAGCATCAGCCTGTAGTGGAAGCAGCGCTGCAAACATTAGCAGAGCTCACAGTGACGGCAACCTTCCCAGTGCAGCAGAACGCATCAGAGACTCTAAA AAACGCTCAAAGCAACGTAAGCTCCAACAGAAGGCGCTCCGTAAGCGCCAGCTGAAAGAGCAGCGACAGGCCCGCAAGGAGCGTCTAAGTGGACTGTTTCTAAATGAGGAGGTGCTGTCACTGCACGTGACGGAGGAGAATGACCACGCTGACGACCTGGATGTACTGATGTGA
- the commd5 gene encoding COMM domain-containing protein 5: MSSSHAKDFSFWGGRIPPEIESMSKNLKDVDQELFRKLMKAVVSSLEGKDCVSLMKSIAESTTIPQDRLGHIVAGMHRVLSEAIRVPPSSLKQEAFKENLRELRIPEDFISDFSSVVFGNRRSALETATSTNDPHLPALQDFKWRVDVAISTSSLSRALRSSVLMQMKLSDGSFHCFEVPLSKFQELRYNTALILKEMNDLEKRSILQIQD; encoded by the exons ATGTCTTCAAGTCATGCAAAGGACTTCAGCTTCTGGGGAGGCCGGATACCACCAGAAATTGAATCAATGTCGAAAAATCTGAAGGATGTGGACCAGGAGTTGTTCAGGAAATTaatgaaag CTGTGGTCAGCTCCCTGGAGGGAAAGGACTGCGTATCGTTGATGAAATCAATAGCAGAGAGCACAACGATTCCACAGGACAGACTCGGTCACATTGTAGCTGGGATGCACAGAGTGCTGTCCGAGGCGATCCGCGTCCCGCCATCATCACTAAAACAGGAG GCCTTCAAAGAAAATCTAAGAGAACTGAG GATACCTGAAGACTTCATCTCAGATTTCTCCAGTGTGGTTTTCGGCAATCG TCGTTCAGCTCTAGAGACAGCAACCTCCACCAATGATCCTCACCTCCCCGCACTGCAAGACTTTAAATGGAGGGTTGATGTTGCCATTTCCACTAG CTCTTTATCCAGAGCCCTGCGCTCTTCTGTTCTGATGCAGATGAAACTATCAGACGGGAGCTTTCATTGCTTTGAG GTGCCTTTGTCCAAGTTCCAGGAGCTGCGGTACAATACGGCGCTGATTCTCAAAGAGATGAATGACCTGGAGAAGAGGAGCATTCTCCAGATACAAGACTGA